One window of the Anaeromyxobacter dehalogenans 2CP-C genome contains the following:
- a CDS encoding ATP-binding protein has translation METQVHRGGARPGEPVSPLLRLYLLGRFEVVREDAPIPAHAWRRRRPADLLRLVALTPGRALGRDQTIDALWPDKDPASGANNLHRALYDLRQILGGRWVDIERGQVRMRPDVWVDVDAFEQAIADGGRERLAEAVSLYRGDLCPGEHDAPWLSARRAVLRARFIEAAYPLARAHAEAGAPAQAIPLLRRLLEVDPAAEDAHRQLMRLLAETGRRAEALRQYDACEGALRTAGVAVSEDTRLLRQAIQRGEVGHPQARPALDGVRRAARRLLGTVDPPPVRGRGAILLLFESLVERGSGTLVLLGERGVGKTRLAVEGARIAQSRGAVVLSCVAGAQGAGVPYGLFADLFREECRLAPAVPDPFADANFDGRASAEAVRLRVFDAVIRGLAALGEGRPVYLLLDELHDADESSLNLLHHLALRAAAQRLMIVGTCREDRIHAGTPIQMALSHLDGGRLARGIRVPRLGLVATREQVADLVGGIPPDALVEQVYRVTDGCPFLVEEAVRAQRETGHQVPAEPRAGLRARVARLGPRVEVLLAAAAVAGQRFDFELVRPVTGLTAHEAVGALEACLEHGLLDEDGSGYHFHHGLVRDAILDGLEPVRRAALHGALADALEASAGHEPPSEALARHRREAGQPERALRHLVAAGHRAAARAGLREAVAFYAEALELLAGQARPDAAQRLELLEAMGRVQLELGEVSGAARSFGDAALLAGGAGRPDVRARTHRLAAIAHAAAGRLDAALAEVAAGLEPAGDEPAPLLHLRAQLDWHRGAYAEARESARACADAAARSGDADLLARSHDLSALARGMLGEASTPEDESDAVGVAERRAQDAAPEHPLDLHLVLWDRDLLGDLGCAELARGAGLLVDRARLRDAPEAQAAGRLGEGTFALAAGQLEAAELAIRAALDGFRAVGSALGEALALERLGVLLTVLGHLEEARAVLGEAVVVAERSSLRRHALTRIHAAEVRHRLASGLTAAAEDALLEASETAARHGDCLACDAAFRPEAVRVALARGRIPDADLEVLSLEEIARQRGGRGLAAVARLARARVLAGQGRTGDARAALAQARFAFLAGGQRYDAARCARLEARLGGPVPDELKALDALVRVDADA, from the coding sequence ATGGAAACCCAGGTCCACCGAGGCGGAGCCCGGCCCGGCGAGCCTGTGTCGCCGCTGCTGCGGCTCTACCTGCTCGGACGGTTCGAGGTGGTCCGGGAGGACGCGCCCATCCCGGCGCACGCCTGGCGGCGCCGGCGTCCGGCCGACCTCCTGCGGCTCGTCGCGCTCACCCCGGGCCGGGCGCTCGGCCGCGACCAGACGATCGACGCGCTCTGGCCCGACAAGGACCCGGCCAGCGGCGCGAACAACCTGCACCGCGCGCTCTACGACCTGCGCCAGATCCTGGGCGGACGGTGGGTGGACATCGAGCGCGGCCAGGTGCGGATGCGGCCGGACGTCTGGGTGGACGTGGACGCGTTCGAGCAGGCGATCGCCGACGGCGGCCGCGAGCGGCTCGCGGAGGCGGTCTCGCTCTACCGCGGCGACCTCTGCCCGGGCGAGCACGACGCGCCCTGGCTCTCGGCCCGGCGCGCGGTGCTGCGCGCGCGCTTCATCGAGGCCGCGTACCCGCTCGCCCGCGCGCACGCGGAGGCCGGCGCGCCCGCCCAGGCGATCCCGCTGCTGCGGCGGCTGCTCGAGGTGGACCCGGCCGCGGAGGACGCGCACCGCCAGCTCATGCGCCTGCTCGCGGAGACGGGCCGGCGCGCGGAGGCGCTGCGCCAGTACGACGCCTGCGAGGGGGCGCTCCGCACCGCGGGCGTGGCGGTGTCGGAGGACACGCGGCTGCTGCGCCAGGCGATCCAGCGCGGCGAGGTCGGCCACCCGCAGGCGCGCCCGGCGCTCGACGGCGTCCGGCGGGCGGCGCGGCGGCTGCTCGGCACGGTGGACCCGCCGCCGGTGCGCGGGCGCGGCGCGATCCTGCTGCTGTTCGAGTCGCTGGTGGAGCGGGGCAGCGGCACGCTCGTGCTGCTGGGCGAGCGCGGCGTGGGGAAGACCCGGCTCGCGGTGGAGGGCGCGCGCATCGCGCAGTCCCGTGGGGCGGTGGTGCTCTCGTGCGTCGCCGGCGCGCAGGGCGCGGGCGTGCCCTACGGCCTCTTCGCCGACCTGTTCCGCGAGGAGTGCCGGCTGGCCCCCGCCGTCCCCGACCCGTTCGCCGACGCGAACTTCGACGGCCGGGCCTCGGCGGAGGCGGTGCGGCTGCGGGTCTTCGACGCGGTGATTCGCGGCCTGGCCGCGCTGGGCGAGGGCCGGCCGGTCTACCTCCTGCTCGACGAGCTGCACGACGCGGACGAGTCCTCGCTCAACCTGCTCCACCACCTCGCGCTCCGCGCCGCCGCCCAGCGCCTCATGATCGTCGGCACCTGCCGCGAGGACCGCATCCACGCGGGCACGCCCATCCAGATGGCGCTCTCGCACCTCGACGGCGGCCGGCTGGCGCGCGGCATCCGCGTGCCGCGGCTCGGCCTGGTCGCGACGCGCGAGCAGGTGGCGGACCTGGTGGGCGGGATCCCGCCGGACGCGCTGGTCGAGCAGGTGTACCGGGTCACCGACGGCTGCCCGTTCCTGGTGGAGGAGGCGGTGCGGGCGCAGCGCGAGACCGGCCACCAGGTCCCCGCGGAGCCGCGGGCGGGCCTGCGGGCGCGCGTGGCGCGGCTCGGGCCGCGCGTGGAGGTGCTGCTCGCGGCCGCCGCGGTGGCGGGGCAGCGCTTCGACTTCGAGCTGGTGCGCCCGGTCACCGGCCTCACCGCGCACGAGGCGGTGGGCGCGCTGGAGGCGTGCCTCGAGCACGGCCTGCTCGACGAGGACGGCAGCGGGTACCACTTCCACCACGGGCTGGTGCGCGACGCGATCCTGGACGGGCTGGAGCCGGTGCGGCGCGCGGCGCTGCACGGCGCGCTGGCCGACGCGCTGGAGGCGAGCGCCGGGCACGAGCCGCCCTCCGAGGCGCTGGCGCGCCACCGCCGCGAGGCCGGGCAGCCGGAGCGGGCGCTGCGCCACCTCGTCGCCGCCGGGCACCGGGCGGCCGCCCGGGCCGGCCTGCGCGAGGCGGTCGCGTTCTACGCGGAGGCGCTGGAGCTGCTGGCCGGGCAGGCGCGCCCGGACGCGGCGCAGCGGCTCGAGCTGCTCGAGGCCATGGGCCGGGTGCAGCTCGAGCTGGGCGAGGTGTCCGGCGCCGCGCGCAGCTTCGGCGACGCGGCCCTCCTCGCGGGCGGGGCCGGCCGGCCCGACGTGCGCGCGCGGACCCACCGGCTCGCCGCCATCGCGCACGCGGCCGCGGGGCGGCTCGACGCCGCGCTGGCGGAGGTGGCCGCGGGGCTGGAGCCGGCCGGCGACGAGCCGGCGCCGCTCCTCCACCTGCGCGCGCAGCTCGACTGGCACCGCGGGGCGTACGCCGAGGCGCGCGAGTCGGCCCGCGCCTGCGCCGACGCGGCCGCGCGCTCCGGCGACGCGGACCTGCTCGCCCGCAGCCACGACCTGTCCGCGCTGGCGCGCGGCATGCTCGGGGAGGCGTCCACGCCCGAGGACGAGTCGGACGCGGTGGGCGTGGCCGAGCGGCGCGCGCAGGACGCCGCCCCGGAGCACCCGCTCGACCTGCACCTCGTCCTCTGGGATCGCGACCTGCTCGGCGACCTGGGCTGCGCCGAGCTGGCGCGCGGCGCGGGGCTGCTCGTGGACCGCGCGCGGCTGCGCGACGCGCCCGAGGCGCAGGCGGCGGGCCGCCTCGGCGAGGGCACGTTCGCGCTCGCCGCCGGCCAGCTCGAGGCGGCCGAGCTCGCGATCCGCGCCGCGCTGGACGGGTTCCGCGCGGTGGGCTCGGCGCTGGGCGAGGCGCTCGCGCTCGAGCGGCTGGGCGTGCTGCTCACCGTCCTCGGGCACCTCGAGGAGGCGCGCGCGGTGCTGGGCGAGGCGGTGGTGGTGGCGGAGCGGTCCTCGCTGCGGCGCCACGCGCTCACCCGCATCCACGCCGCCGAGGTGCGCCACCGGCTCGCCTCCGGCCTCACCGCGGCCGCGGAGGACGCGCTCCTCGAGGCGAGCGAGACCGCGGCCCGCCACGGCGACTGCCTGGCCTGCGACGCGGCGTTCCGCCCGGAGGCGGTGCGGGTGGCGCTCGCGCGCGGCCGGATCCCCGACGCGGACCTGGAGGTGCTCTCGCTCGAGGAGATCGCCCGGCAGCGCGGAGGCCGTGGGCTCGCGGCGGTGGCGCGGCTGGCCCGCGCGCGGGTGCTCGCGGGGCAGGGGCGCACCGGCGACGCGCGGGCGGCGCTCGCGCAGGCGCGGTTCGCGTTCCTCGCCGGCGGGCAGCGCTACGACGCCGCGCGCTGCGCCCGGCTCGAGGCGCGGCTCGGCGGTCCGGTGCCGGACGAGCTGAAGGCGCTCGACGCGCTCGTGCGGGTGGACGCCGACGCGTAG
- a CDS encoding FeoA family protein gives MMPLGLMGEGEVAEIVSVQGAAGGTAAARVEDMGLRPGKRVRMLSNGAGPVLVKVDESRLAIDRGVAMRIEVRTA, from the coding sequence ATGATGCCGCTCGGGCTGATGGGCGAGGGAGAGGTCGCCGAGATCGTCTCGGTGCAGGGCGCCGCGGGCGGGACCGCCGCGGCGAGGGTCGAGGACATGGGGCTGAGGCCCGGGAAGCGGGTCCGGATGCTGTCGAACGGCGCCGGCCCGGTGCTGGTGAAGGTGGACGAGTCGCGCCTCGCGATCGATCGCGGCGTGGCCATGCGCATCGAGGTGAGGACGGCATGA
- a CDS encoding FeoA family protein, whose amino-acid sequence MRTNLARLAPGQSGRITSVGAVGALRRRLMDMGILPGEEVRVDKVAPLGDPIEVTVKRYQLSLRKAEAEGIAVEVAP is encoded by the coding sequence ATGAGGACGAACCTGGCGAGGCTCGCCCCGGGGCAGAGCGGGCGCATCACGTCGGTCGGCGCGGTGGGTGCGCTCCGGCGGCGGCTCATGGACATGGGCATCCTGCCCGGCGAGGAGGTCCGCGTGGACAAGGTGGCGCCGCTCGGCGATCCCATCGAGGTGACGGTGAAGCGCTACCAGCTCTCGCTGCGCAAGGCGGAGGCGGAGGGCATCGCGGTGGAGGTGGCGCCGTGA
- the feoB gene encoding ferrous iron transport protein B: MTAARPLRAAPPAANVPARPVTIAIAGNPNSGKSTLVNGLAGSRLQVGNWPGVTVERKEASFEHGGRRIRLVDLPGTYSLSPWSQEERVARDYLVEERPDVVVNVVDATNLERNLYLTVQLLELGLPVVMALNIYDEALAKGLRIDVRGLEERLGVPVIPTSATRKEGLPALLDAVLATADATDRPHRAGGRPSYGPDLEDAIAAVERAVEQADPALSASVPRRWLAVKLIEGDAPVAAATGLDAPALVDGPLRHLREAHGGDTEALVAEARYAVATGLTREVLTRPARPRRELTERIDRVVLNRFLGIPIFLAAMWLVFKLTFDLSAPFGDWIDAATNGPLKRWAAALLGAAGAPDWTVSLVNDGIVSGVGFVLVFVPVIFAMMFFITLLEASGYMARAAFVMDKAMHAIGLHGKSFIPMVLGFGCNVPAVYATRTLESHRDRVLTALLVPLMSCGARLPVYVLFVGVFFPDRPGTVIWGLYVLGIALAILVGMVFKRTLFRGEAPAFIMELPPYRMPSLRSLCLHTWEKGKHFLYKAGTYILAVSVIVWFLLNLPWGVASKKDSFLGQAGQAVAPALAPLGFGTWEAASSLITGIIAKEIVVGTMGEIYAPEAPSAPAGPAPTLAEDAKALATSFVAAVGSAGANVSSTFGLTSLRAEDDTAPDTPLKQAVHRAFTPLTALGFMIFVLLYMPCVVVAIAMRQELGGWRWFGLAFAYQTALAWGVALLVHQVGRALGLGA; encoded by the coding sequence GTGACCGCCGCGCGCCCGCTCCGAGCGGCGCCGCCGGCGGCGAACGTCCCCGCGCGCCCCGTGACCATCGCCATCGCCGGCAACCCGAACTCCGGCAAGTCCACCCTGGTGAACGGCCTCGCCGGCTCCCGCCTGCAGGTCGGGAACTGGCCCGGCGTGACGGTGGAGCGGAAGGAGGCGTCGTTCGAGCACGGCGGCCGCCGCATCCGGCTGGTGGACCTCCCCGGCACCTACTCGCTCTCGCCCTGGTCGCAGGAGGAGCGCGTCGCGCGCGACTACCTCGTCGAGGAGCGGCCCGACGTCGTCGTGAACGTGGTGGACGCGACCAACCTCGAGCGCAACCTGTACCTCACCGTCCAGCTCCTCGAGCTGGGGTTGCCGGTGGTGATGGCGCTCAACATCTACGACGAGGCCCTCGCGAAGGGGCTGCGCATCGACGTGCGTGGCCTCGAGGAGCGGCTCGGGGTCCCGGTGATCCCCACCTCGGCGACGCGCAAGGAAGGTCTGCCGGCGCTGCTCGACGCGGTGCTCGCGACCGCGGACGCGACCGACCGCCCGCACCGGGCCGGCGGCCGCCCGTCCTACGGCCCGGACCTCGAGGACGCCATCGCCGCGGTGGAGCGCGCCGTCGAGCAGGCCGACCCGGCGCTCTCCGCGAGCGTCCCCCGCCGCTGGCTCGCGGTGAAGCTCATCGAGGGGGACGCGCCGGTGGCGGCGGCGACCGGCCTCGACGCGCCGGCGCTGGTGGACGGGCCGCTCCGCCACCTGCGCGAGGCCCACGGCGGCGACACGGAGGCGCTGGTCGCCGAGGCCCGCTACGCCGTCGCGACCGGCCTCACCCGCGAGGTGCTGACGCGTCCGGCGCGGCCTCGCCGCGAGCTGACGGAGCGGATCGACCGGGTGGTGCTGAACCGGTTCCTCGGGATCCCGATCTTCCTCGCGGCGATGTGGCTGGTGTTCAAGCTCACGTTCGACCTCTCGGCGCCGTTCGGCGACTGGATCGACGCCGCCACGAACGGCCCGCTGAAGCGCTGGGCCGCCGCGCTGCTCGGCGCCGCGGGCGCGCCGGACTGGACCGTCTCGCTCGTGAACGACGGGATCGTCTCCGGCGTCGGGTTCGTGCTGGTGTTCGTGCCGGTCATCTTCGCGATGATGTTCTTCATCACGCTGCTGGAGGCGTCCGGCTACATGGCGCGGGCCGCGTTCGTGATGGACAAGGCCATGCACGCCATCGGCCTGCACGGGAAGTCGTTCATCCCGATGGTGCTCGGGTTCGGCTGCAACGTGCCGGCCGTCTACGCGACGCGCACGCTCGAGAGCCACCGCGACCGGGTGCTGACCGCGCTGCTCGTCCCGCTCATGTCCTGCGGCGCGCGGCTGCCGGTGTACGTGCTGTTCGTGGGCGTGTTCTTCCCGGATCGGCCGGGCACCGTCATCTGGGGCCTGTACGTGCTCGGCATCGCGCTCGCCATCCTGGTGGGCATGGTGTTCAAGCGCACGCTCTTCCGCGGCGAGGCGCCCGCGTTCATCATGGAGCTGCCGCCGTACCGGATGCCCTCGCTGCGCAGCCTGTGCCTGCACACCTGGGAGAAGGGGAAGCACTTCCTCTACAAGGCGGGCACGTACATCCTCGCGGTCTCGGTCATCGTCTGGTTCCTGCTCAACCTGCCGTGGGGGGTCGCGAGCAAGAAGGACTCGTTCCTGGGCCAGGCGGGCCAGGCCGTGGCACCCGCGCTCGCGCCGCTCGGGTTCGGCACCTGGGAGGCCGCCTCCTCGCTCATCACCGGCATCATCGCGAAGGAGATCGTGGTCGGGACCATGGGCGAGATCTACGCGCCCGAGGCGCCCTCCGCGCCGGCCGGCCCCGCGCCGACGCTCGCCGAGGACGCGAAGGCGCTCGCGACGTCCTTCGTCGCCGCGGTGGGCTCGGCGGGCGCGAACGTGAGCTCCACGTTCGGCCTCACCTCGCTCCGCGCCGAGGACGACACCGCACCCGACACGCCGCTCAAGCAGGCCGTCCACCGTGCGTTCACCCCGCTCACCGCGCTCGGCTTCATGATCTTCGTGCTCCTCTACATGCCGTGCGTGGTGGTCGCGATCGCCATGCGGCAGGAGCTGGGCGGCTGGAGGTGGTTCGGCCTCGCGTTCGCGTACCAGACCGCGCTGGCCTGGGGGGTGGCGCTCCTCGTCCACCAGGTCGGCCGCGCGCTCGGGCTGGGGGCGTGA
- a CDS encoding L-erythro-3,5-diaminohexanoate dehydrogenase — protein MDPYGLRRVVSPAGVLPQRADVLDPALPLGEDELSIDVEALNVDAASFRQLEGAVGGDPGRIGDEVLRIVRARGKMHNPVTGSGGMLIGRVRAAGPRHPAAAALRPGDRIATLVSLTLTPLRIDRVRAVRPEIDRVECDGEAILFATGLWARLPDDLPETLALAALDVCGAPALVARHVRPGMRVLVLGAGKSGALVAVQARASMGDDGAVVLADRSEQALDALGALGVADARLRVDATDPLAVLAAAEGAGGRFDLVVNCASVPGTEMAAILAAKDGGTVIFFSMATSFTAAALGAEGVGKDVTMLVGNGYAPGHADLTLELLRRHPRLRALFEQRYAR, from the coding sequence ATGGATCCCTACGGCCTCCGCCGCGTCGTCTCCCCCGCGGGCGTGCTCCCCCAGCGCGCCGACGTCCTCGACCCGGCGCTGCCGCTCGGCGAGGACGAGCTGTCGATCGACGTCGAGGCGCTCAACGTGGACGCCGCCAGCTTCCGCCAGCTCGAGGGCGCGGTGGGCGGCGATCCCGGCCGCATCGGCGACGAGGTGCTCCGCATCGTCCGGGCGCGCGGGAAGATGCACAACCCGGTCACCGGCTCGGGCGGCATGCTCATCGGCCGCGTCCGCGCCGCCGGCCCGCGCCACCCGGCGGCGGCCGCGCTGCGCCCGGGAGACCGGATCGCCACGCTGGTCTCGCTCACCCTCACCCCGCTCCGCATCGACCGCGTCCGCGCGGTGCGGCCGGAGATCGACCGCGTCGAGTGCGACGGCGAGGCGATCCTGTTCGCGACCGGCCTGTGGGCGAGGCTGCCGGACGATCTCCCCGAGACGCTGGCGCTCGCCGCGCTCGACGTGTGCGGCGCGCCCGCGCTGGTGGCGCGGCACGTTCGCCCGGGCATGCGCGTGCTGGTGCTGGGCGCGGGGAAGTCCGGGGCGCTCGTCGCCGTGCAGGCGCGCGCCTCGATGGGCGACGACGGCGCGGTGGTGCTGGCGGACCGGTCCGAGCAGGCGCTCGACGCGCTCGGCGCGCTGGGCGTCGCCGACGCGCGGCTGCGGGTGGACGCCACCGATCCGCTGGCGGTGCTCGCCGCGGCCGAGGGCGCCGGCGGGCGCTTCGATCTCGTGGTGAACTGCGCCAGCGTCCCCGGCACCGAGATGGCCGCCATCCTCGCCGCGAAGGACGGCGGGACGGTGATCTTCTTCTCGATGGCGACGAGCTTCACCGCCGCGGCGCTCGGGGCGGAGGGCGTCGGCAAGGACGTCACCATGCTGGTCGGCAACGGCTACGCCCCCGGCCACGCCGACCTGACCCTCGAGCTCCTCCGCCGCCACCCGCGCCTGCGCGCCCTGTTCGAGCAGCGCTACGCGCGCTAG
- a CDS encoding FAD-dependent oxidoreductase → MRVAIIGSGPAGFYAAEALLKRTDTAVDVDMFDRLPTPFGLVRGGVAPDHQRIKAVTRVFASTAARPTFRFLGNVRLGRDVTVDDLRRHYHQIVYATGSESDRRLGIPGEGIERCTPATVFVGWYNGHPDYRHARFDLSVRRAAVVGNGNVAVDVARILLRTRAELERTDIAAHALEALRESQVREVYLLGRRGPAQAAFSPAELRELGTLEAADPVVDPADLAGLSDPAPGGNLEILRSFAARRPRPDARRLHLRFLVSPTEVLADAAGAVAGLRLEKNRLERRPDGTVVARGTGETEVLEVGLVLPAVGYAADRIPGVPFDEKARVIANEDGRVVDPVLRSPLPGEYVVGWARSGPQGLIGEHRRASAHVVAHMVADAAGLATRPLPPRDAIDDVLRARGVRPVSFVDWARLDEVEVARGARRGAPRDKLVDVAAMLAILGEGE, encoded by the coding sequence ATGCGCGTCGCGATCATCGGCTCCGGCCCTGCCGGCTTCTACGCGGCCGAGGCGCTGCTGAAGCGGACCGATACCGCGGTGGACGTGGACATGTTCGACCGGCTCCCCACGCCCTTCGGGCTGGTGCGAGGCGGGGTCGCGCCGGACCACCAGAGGATCAAGGCCGTCACCCGGGTCTTCGCGAGCACGGCGGCGCGCCCCACGTTCCGGTTCCTCGGCAACGTCCGGCTCGGTCGCGACGTCACGGTGGACGACTTGCGCCGGCACTACCACCAGATCGTCTACGCGACCGGCAGCGAGTCCGACCGGCGGCTCGGCATCCCGGGCGAAGGCATCGAGCGCTGCACGCCGGCGACGGTCTTCGTCGGCTGGTACAACGGCCACCCCGACTATCGCCACGCGAGGTTCGACCTGTCGGTCCGTCGCGCGGCGGTGGTGGGCAACGGCAACGTCGCGGTGGACGTCGCCCGCATCCTGCTGCGCACGCGGGCCGAGCTCGAGCGGACCGACATCGCGGCCCATGCGCTCGAGGCACTGCGCGAGAGCCAGGTGCGCGAGGTGTACCTGCTCGGGCGGAGGGGCCCTGCCCAGGCGGCGTTCTCGCCGGCCGAGCTCCGGGAGCTCGGCACGCTGGAGGCGGCGGATCCCGTCGTGGACCCCGCCGATCTCGCAGGCCTGAGCGATCCCGCGCCGGGCGGGAACCTGGAGATCCTCCGCTCCTTCGCCGCGCGCCGGCCGCGCCCGGACGCGAGGAGGCTTCACCTGCGCTTCCTCGTGTCGCCGACGGAGGTGCTCGCGGACGCAGCGGGCGCGGTCGCGGGCCTGAGGCTGGAGAAGAATCGCCTGGAACGCAGGCCGGACGGCACGGTCGTCGCTCGCGGTACCGGCGAGACCGAGGTGCTCGAGGTCGGGCTGGTGCTGCCGGCGGTCGGCTACGCCGCGGACCGCATCCCGGGCGTGCCCTTCGACGAGAAGGCGCGGGTCATCGCCAACGAGGACGGGCGGGTGGTCGATCCCGTCCTTCGCAGCCCACTCCCCGGCGAGTACGTCGTCGGGTGGGCGCGCAGCGGGCCGCAGGGCCTCATCGGCGAGCACCGGCGCGCCTCGGCCCACGTGGTCGCGCACATGGTCGCCGACGCCGCCGGGCTCGCGACCCGTCCGCTGCCCCCGCGCGACGCCATCGACGACGTGCTGCGCGCGCGAGGGGTCCGGCCGGTGTCGTTCGTGGACTGGGCGCGGCTCGACGAGGTGGAGGTCGCGCGCGGAGCCCGGCGGGGCGCGCCGCGCGACAAGCTCGTGGACGTCGCGGCGATGCTGGCGATCCTGGGCGAGGGGGAGTGA
- a CDS encoding GFA family protein produces the protein MPDTQTYAGGCHCGAVRYQVDLKLDRAISCNCSICSKTGTLLAFAPAAVFRLERGEDAVTDYQFGKRRIHHLFCRHCGVRSYSRGAMPDGTPMVAVNVRCLDGVDPATVPVHAHDGRSIPID, from the coding sequence ATGCCAGACACCCAGACCTACGCCGGCGGCTGCCACTGCGGCGCCGTCCGCTACCAGGTGGACCTGAAGCTCGACCGCGCGATCTCCTGCAACTGCTCCATCTGCTCGAAGACGGGCACGCTCCTCGCGTTCGCGCCGGCCGCCGTGTTCCGGCTCGAGCGCGGCGAGGACGCGGTGACCGACTACCAGTTCGGCAAGCGGCGCATCCACCACCTGTTCTGCCGCCACTGCGGCGTCCGCTCGTACTCGCGCGGCGCCATGCCCGACGGCACGCCGATGGTCGCGGTGAACGTGCGCTGCCTCGACGGCGTGGACCCGGCCACCGTGCCGGTGCACGCGCACGACGGCCGGAGCATCCCCATCGACTGA
- a CDS encoding CBS domain-containing protein — MRVEQAMSRATGCRERDSVRDCAALMRDEEIGFVPVCNDAGEPVGAITDRDLAIRVLAEGRSADEQVSSCMTREVVACRLGDDLRDAEQLMRQRQLSRVMVCDDDGRLRGVISLADIAEVESERSIGDTVQAVKSDQPSIH; from the coding sequence ATGCGAGTCGAACAGGCGATGAGCCGGGCGACGGGGTGCCGGGAGAGGGACTCGGTGCGCGACTGCGCGGCATTGATGCGGGACGAGGAGATCGGGTTCGTGCCGGTCTGCAACGACGCGGGCGAGCCGGTGGGGGCGATCACCGATCGCGACCTCGCCATCCGCGTGCTGGCGGAGGGCAGGTCCGCGGACGAGCAGGTGTCGAGCTGCATGACGCGCGAGGTGGTGGCCTGCCGGCTGGGCGACGACCTGCGGGACGCGGAGCAGCTCATGCGGCAGCGCCAGCTCTCGCGCGTGATGGTGTGCGACGACGACGGCCGGCTCCGCGGCGTGATCAGCCTGGCCGACATCGCCGAGGTCGAGAGCGAGCGCTCCATCGGCGACACGGTGCAGGCGGTGAAGAGCGACCAGCCGTCGATCCACTGA